The Curtobacterium poinsettiae DNA segment CTGCCGCTGCTGCACGACGGGCACCACCGGATGACCCCGCTGCAGGCCGCCAAGCTCGGCAAGTCGCTCGAGCCGTACGACCTGTTCTGGCTCGAGGACTGCACCCCCGCCGAGAACCAGGAGGCCCTGAAGCTCGTCCGGCAGCACACCACGACGCCGCTGGCGATCGGCGAGGTCTTCAACACCATCTGGGACTTCAAGGACATCATCCGCGACCAGCTCATCGACTACGTCCGCGGAGCCGTCACGCACATGGGCGGCGTCACCCCGCTCAAGAAGACGATGGAGTACGCGGCGCTGTACCAGGTCAGGTCCGGCTTCCACGGGCCGACCGACATCTCCCCGGTGGGACTCGCCGCGCAGATGCACCTCGGGCTCGCGATCCACAACTTCGGCATCCAGGAGTACATGCAGCACGGGCCGCAGACCAACCAGGTGTTCCACCAGACGTTCACGTTCACCGACGGCTACCTGCACCCGGGCGACGAGCCGGGCCTCGGGGTCAGCCTCGACGTCGACGAGGCCGGCAAGTACCCCTACGAGCAGGCGTACCTGCCGTTCAACCGCCTGGCCGACGGCACCGTCCACGACTGGTAGTCCTCGACGCGTGGCGGGCGCGGTGTTGAACGGGCGCGGTGTCGAACGGGCGCGGTGTTGAACGGGCGCGGTGTTGAACGGGCGCGGTGTTGAACGGGCGCGGTGTTGAACGGGCGCGGTGTTGAACGGGCGCGGTGTTGAACGGGCCTGGTGTTGAACGGGCACAGTGGTCGCGTGGAGTTCGCCGACGTCGCCAGGGAGCTGCTGCTCGTCGCGCCGCAGGACTTCGTCGCCGAGCGCACCGCTCGGCAGCGCGCGGTGCGGAAGGACGACCGTGCCCTCGCCACGGCGATCGGGCGGCTCCGGAAGCCCGCCCCGGCGGCCTGGGTGATCGACCTGCTCGCCCACGACGGTGCCCTCGACGACGCCGTCGACCTCGGGCCGGCGCTCCGCAGGGCCCAGGCCGACGCCGACCCCGACGCGATCCGGACCCTCCGTCGGCAGCGCACCGAGGTCGTCGACGCCCTCGCGCAGGCCGGTGCGGACCTGGCGTCCGACGCCGGACACCCCGTGACCCCGGCGGTGCTCGAGCAGGTCCGGGCGACGATCGAGGCGGCGATGGCGGACCCGCACGCCGGCGCGGCCGTCCGGTCGGGGCTGCTCGTGACGGCCCTCGAGAGCGTGGGGTTCGACGCGGTCGACCTCGACGGGGCACTCGCGGACCCGGACGCGGTCCCCGATGCCTGGTCCGGCAGCGATGCCCCGCCCATCCCCATCTCCCAGGCGAGGGGTGCGCGGCAGGCGAGCCGTGCCTCCAGGGCCGCGCAGCGCGATGCCCCGGAACCGGACGCCGAACCCGAACCCGAGCCCGAACCGGAACCGGCCAGCGACCCGGCCGCCGACCGGAAGGCCGCGCGCCAGGCCGAGACCGCAGCGCGCACGGAGTCCCGCGACGCCGACGCCGCACTCGACACGGCCGAGGCCGACCTCGAACAGGCGGAGGAGCGCCGCGCGGAGCTCCAGCGTGCCCTCGAGCAGGCCGAAGCCGACATCACCCGCCTCGAGGCAGCCCGCGACGAGGCCGAGGCGGCGAGCGACCGGGCCCGCGACGTCCTGCACGCCGCGCAGGAGCACCGCCGCAAGGTCGGCCGCTGAGCCGTCCGGTCGGACCTCATCACCTCGGATGAAAAGCGGCCGCACGGCTCGGTCCCCGTCCGGCGCGGCCCATACGCTCGCGTCATGACCTCCCTCCTCCGCCGGTACCGGCACCTGCTGGCCCCCGCCACCGGCGCCGTGTACCTCGTGCTCTGGATCGTCGCCGAAGCCGGGCGCGCGGAGCTCGCCGATCACGTCGTCGTGGTGTCGGCCTTCGCCGTCGCCATCGGCCTCGCCGCGTGGATGCCCGGGACCGCGCTCGGACTGGTCGTCGGCATCCCGCTCCTGCAGGCGGCCCGACTGCTCACCCGGCCGACCGACACGACCTGGCCGGAGTACCTGGCGATCGCGATCGTCGTCGGCGTCGTCGGCGCCGGCCGGTCCGACCTGCTCCGCTACCTGGCCCTCCCCGTGCTCCTGCTCGCGAGTGCGGCGGCCGCCTGGGCGATGGCGGTCCCGACCGCTGCCGACCAGGATGTCTGGAGCAGCTGGGTGGGGCACTCGGGCGGGACCCGGTCCGACCTCGTCACGATCGCGTTCGCGTTCGTGGGGGTCAGCGGTGTCGCCTGGGCGGTCGGCGTGGCCATCGGTGCCGCGTGGCGGATCGGCCTCGCCCGGGTCCGGGTGGTCGAGGCACAGCGCCGCACCGAGGTGACCACGACAGAGCTCCGGGCCGAGCAGGACCGCGCGCGGATCGCCCGTGACGTGCACGATTCGCTCGCCCACTCGCTGGCGGTCGTCGTCTCCCAGGCCCAGGGTGCCGCGGCCATCGCCGTGCGGGACGACCACGCCGCCCGAGCGTTGCAGGACATCGCCGACGTGAGCCGATCGGCACTGGGCGACGTCCGCGCCCTGGTGGAACGCATCCAAGCGAGCGACGACGCCGATCACCACGGGCTGCGCGATGTCCCCGACATGGTCGAGGACATGCGGGAGCTCGGCATGACCGCGACGTTCGAGGAGCACGGGGCCGGGCTGTTGCCCGCGGGCGGCGCCAGCGCGGTGCACCGGATCGCGCAGGAGAGCCTGACGAACGTGCTGAAGCACCAGGGCCGGACAGCGACGGCGCGGGTTGCGCTCGACTGGCGCGGACCGGGGCTCGGCGTCGTCGTGTCGTCGCGCGGGAGCGAACCCCTCGTGGAGCTCGACGGCACGGGGTCCGGTGTGGCCGGGATGCAGGAGCGCGCCCGACTGGCTGGCGGCTGGCTGCGCGCCGGTGTCGGCGACACCCCGGACGAGTGGGTGGTCACGGCGTGGTTCCCGACGACCGCGGTGGTGCCGACCGCGGCGACGGCCGGTGTGCTGCCGACCGCAGCGACGGCTGAGACCGAGACCGGCCTGCCGGAGCACGTCCGATGACCGCCGTCCGCGTCGCAGTCGTCGACGACCAGCGACTGTTCGCCACCGGGATGCAGATGCTCGTCGACGCCCAGGACGACATGTCCTGCGTCGGGACCGCCGGTGACGGTGCCGCCGCCCTCGAGCTCTGCGCCGCCGAGCACCCCGACGTGCTGCTGCTCGACCTGCGGATGCCGGTCATGAACGGCATCGAGACCTTGACGCGTCTCGCCGACTCGACCCACGACCGCCCGCGGGTCGTCGCGCTCACCACCATCCGCCGCGACGACGCCGTCCTCGCAGCACTCCGTGCCGGAGCCGCCGCGTTCCTGACGAAGGACGCCCTGCCCGATGTCGTGACCGCGACCATCCGCGACGTGCACGCCGGCCGACCGGCACCGACCGAAGCCGAGGCGCTCGACCTGCTTCGCGCGCAGGGCACCCCGGCCGTGACCGATCGGCGAGAAGAGGTCCTCGACGCGTTGACCGCCCGCGAGCGCGAGGTCTTCCTGCTCGTCGCGAAGGGGCTCAGCAACGCCGAGATCGCCGAGTCCGTCTTCCTGAGCGACGCCACCGTGAAGACCCACGTCCGCGCCGTCCTGATGAAGCTCGGACTCCGGAACCGGATCCAGGTCGTCATCACCGCACACGAACGCGGCCTCGTCCGCGCCTAGGGGGAACCATGCAGATCACCGACCGCATCGCGAAGACCGGCACCCTCGTCGTCGTCCTCGCCGGACTGGCCAGCGCCGTGGTCCACGGGCTGCCCGATCGCGCCGACGTCGCGGTCGCACCCACCGTCGAACAGGACAGCACGGCGTGGACGATGCCGCTCGACGCCTTCGCCGCACCGGCCTCGTCGAAGAGCACGTACGCGGAGAACCTGGTGGCACAACCCTGCCTGCGGAAGGCTGGCATCGACGACGCGGCTCCCTGGGCGACCGGGGCCGGGCTGCAGGCCGACGACGACGCTGGCGACACCGCCGCTCGGGCGAACCCGTCACCCGCACTCGCGACCACCCGGCCCTTGACCGCGGCGCTCGCCGAGACCCGCGGCTACCACGGGCCGTCCACCGCCGGTGCGAACCAGGAGGGCATGCGGAAGTGGGGGTACGACCCCGACCGCCAGGCGGCTTTCGCCGCGCTCCCGGACGGCGTGGCCGCCCGCTGCTGGAACGCGGCCCGGATGACCCTCGGTACCACGCTGCGCGGCACCGAGCAGGCGGCATCAGAACTGGCCCAGCGCCTGACCTACCTGGCGGCGCTGGACGCGCGCCAGGACGACCGGGTCCGTACAGCCGCGGCCGGGTGGCGTACCTGCATGGCGCCGTCCGGTGTGCCGGACCTGCCTGAGGGTCCGGAGGGCATGCCGACCCCCTCGATGCACGTCAGCGCACGTGACGGCGACCAGGTCGTCCTGTTCTCGGACGATCCGGGGAAGGCCGAGATCGCCGTCGCCGGACGGGACGTCGCGTGCCAGGGGTCCTCCGGCTACCGCAACGCGCTGTACGCGGCGGAGTGGGAGCGGCTGCTGCACGTCACCGCGACCGATGCGGTCGTGCTCCGGAAGGGCTCGACGAGGCAGCTGCAGGTCGACGCCCGCCTCGACAGGGCGATCGCGCGGCTCGCGCCGGCGGCGCCTGCAGACGTCGACTGACCCGGCAGTCGCGGGGAGCGGTCCTGGGGGGAGCGCCCCGCGCCCGCCGCGCGGGGCGACGGACGGGAGGCCCGTGGCGGGACCGCCACGGGCCTCCCGTCCGTCACTGGTGTGTGTCCGGACCGTGGCGCGCGACACGCCCGGACGGTCCTGCTAGACTCAGTCCCTGACTTCGGCGAGGGCTGCGTACGCGCGGCCGTGATCGACGCGGTGGGATACCCGGCAAGACCCTGGGATCGTTCCTCACGCGTGCACGCGTTCGAGTTGCAACACCACAGACCCCCACGATGCCGGCACCCCGGCGTCGTCCCAGACACCAGGAGGCACCATGGCCGACTACACCAAGCTCGCAGCGGAAGTCCGCACCAAGTTCGGCAAGGGCGCTGCTCGCAAGCTCCGCGCGGCCGACAAGATCCCCGCGGTCGTCTACGGCCACGGCACCGAGCCGAAGCACATCTCGCTGCCCGGTCACGAGACCATGCTGCTCGTCCGTACCGCCAACGCGGTCGTGGACCTCGACATCGAGGGCGCTGCGCAGCTCGCCCTCGTCAAGGACGTCCAGCGTGACCCGGTGCGCCAGATCATCGAGCACATCGACCTCGTGGTCCTCCGCCGCGGCGAGAAGGTCACGGTCGACGTGCCCGTCGTCGTCGAGGGCGAGTCCTTCTCCGGCACCATCCACGTGCAGGACCTCAACACGGTCTCGCTGCTCGTGCTCGCGACCGACATCCCGGAGCACGTCACGGTCGATGTCGAGGGCCTCGAGGACGGCAAGCAGATCACGGCCGCCGAGCTGACCCTCCCCGAGGGCGCCGAGCTCGAGACCGACGGCGAGGCGCTCGTCGTGCAGATCGTCACCCCGCGTGGCACCGCGGATGACGACGCCGCGGACGAGGCATCGGCCGAGGCCGGCGCCGAAGCGGGTGCCGAGGGCGGCTCCGAGCCGGTCTCCGAGTAACACCCCTCCGAAGACATCTGGTCGACGCTGTGACGGATCGAATCCTCGTCGTGGTCGGGCTCGGGAACCCCGGGCCCGACTACGCCGGCAACCGCCACAACGTCGGCCAGATGGTCCTCGACGAACTCGCCTCGCGCATGGGTGCGACGTTCAAGAAGCACAAGACGCCGAACCAGGTCGCCGAGGGGCGCCTGGTGCCCGGCGGCACGCGACTCGTGCTGGCGAAGCCCGGGTCGTTCATGAACACCTCGGGCGGACCGGTCTCCTCGGTGCTCGGTTTCTACAGCGCCACCCCGGCCGACCTCGTCGTCGTGCACGACGAACTCGACCTGCCGTTCGACACCGTCCGCCTGAAGGGCAACGGCGGGCACGGCGGCCACAACGGTCTGCGCGACATCATCAAGGCCACCGGCACGAACGAGTTCACGCGCGTCCGGGTCGGCATCGGACGTCCGCCCGGTCGGCAGGACCCGGCCGACTACGTGCTGCGTGACTTCTCCGCAGCCGAGAAGAAGACCCTCCCGATCCTGTTGGCCGACGCCGCCGACGCGGTACAGGCGATCGCCGAGGTCGGGCTGCTCGCCGCACAGCAGCGCGTGCACGCCCCGTCCTGATCCCGTCCGTCAGCCCGGCGCACGCGCTCGCGCGGGCTCGGTCCCGTCGCTGTCCTGTTCCCGCGCAGTCCCCGAACTGGGGGACCGACGGCGTACCCCGCCGCGGGTAGGTTCTCGTCGGGGCGACGGGTCCCACGACGAGGGCCGGGGGCACGGATGACGCAGGGCACGACGATCTCCGGCGGTCTCCGGGCCGCGGTGCTGCCGGGCGGCGTCGCCGTACTCGTGGCCGGGTTGGTCACCGTCGGTGTGCTCAACGGGTTCACCGTCCCCGCGGTCGGCGCCGTGCCGGACGAGTGGGCTCCCCAGACCGCGGAGACCACAGCACCGCCGGTGGCGGCGTCCTTCTCGGCACCGAACGACGTCGACCACGACGCACTCGGACGCCTCGTCGTGGCCGACTTCGCGGCGAACGGGGTCCTGCGTCGCGACGTCGACGGCGCCTGGGAGACCGTCGCCGGGTTCGGTACGCACGACGCGGCGATGTGGAACCCATCGGCCGTCGTGGCCCTGGCGGACGGACGCTTCGTCGTGGCGGAGGCCGGTCGACGCACCGTCGCGGTGCTCGACGGTGGCTCGGTCCGACGCATCCCCGCACCACCCGTCCGCCGGTCGGTCTCCGAGCTCGCCGTGGACGGCACGACGGTGTGGGCTGCCGTCCCCGGGAGCGGCGAACTGTGGACCGCGGACCTGGGATCGGGCGACTGGACGACGGTCACCGGCCCCTGGACGGACCCGGGCGGGGTCGCCCTCAGTGCGGACGGCAGCGCGCTCGTCGTCACCGATGCCCAGCGCGACGAGGTCTGGCGGATGCAACGGTCGGACGGCAGCGTCCAGGCCCTCGGGTTCCCGGCCACCGAGCGCGCCCGTCTGCTCGGGGTCGCGGTGGACGACGACGACTCGGTGTTCGCCGTCGACAACAGTGGCGGGAGGGTGTGGTCGTACGACGGTGAGGCCTGGACGGTGGCACTCGACGCAGCGCCTGACGGGTCCCCGCTCGCGAACCCGACGGCGGTGTCGGTCGACGGACCCCGGATGGCGGTCGCGGACTACAACCGGCGTCGCGTCGTCACGGCCACGCGCTCCCTCGCGGCCGAGCCGACCGCGAGCACGACGGTCGTGGGGCCGCCGACGACGCAGGCCCCGGAACCGGTGCCGACGACCCCTGCACCCGAACCGACCGGTGCGCCGACGCCGACGCCGGTTCCGGTCCCGACGGCCACGGTCACCCCGACGGAACGGCCGACGACCGCCCCTGTTCCGGTACCGACCGTGCCCGACCCCACGACCGGGCCCGTGCCACCGACCCCCGAGGTCTCCACGCCGGTCGCTCCGACACCCGGGGCGACGGCCCCCACGGCGCCGGTGCTCACCGGGGGCGCGGCAGCCGCGGGTCCCACCACAGCCGGCGGTGCTGCCACTCCGACCACGGCCGCCGGGACCGCTGCCCCTGCCGTTCCTCCGACACGGTCGGCCCTCGCCGTCACCGGTGCCTCCGTCGCCGGTCCGCTCCTCGCCGCCGCGGTCCTGCTCGGGCTCGGGCTCGTGGTCCGCAGCTCTCGCACCCGCCGGAACCGCGGCTGACCGCACGACCACCCCGCACACCGGCCCCTGTTCGCCCGCTGCGCACACCGGTCCGGGTGTCGGACCTCGCCGGTACCATGGGCGGAGTGACGATCTCGGGCATCATCCCTGCGCTCTCGCGCGCCTCCGCCTTCGATCGCGTGCTGCGCGCCGCACCGCGCGACGCCGACTTCTCCGTCGTGGACGGCCTGCGCGTGCCGCTGCTCGGCGCGCTGCTCGCCGAACGCAACGGTCCGCAGTGCGTCCTCGTGATCACGGCGACCGGGCGTGAAGCCGAGGCGGTCCGAGAAGCGTTCGGCAGCTACGTCCCCGACGCCGACGTGCTCGAGTTCCCGGCGTGGGAGACCCTGCCGCACGAACGCCTCAGCCCGAGTGCCCAGACCGTCGGCACGCGCATCGCGACGCTCCGGAAGCTCGCGGCGTGGCAGGCGGCGGACCCGGCCGAGCGTCGCCAGACCATCGTCGTCGCGAGCGTCCGCGCCGCGCTGCAGCCGATCGCGAGCAACCTGACGTCCCTGGCGCCGGTGGTGCTGCGGACCGACTCGCGGGGCAACGATCTGGCGGCGATCGCGTCCCAGCTGGTGGACCTCGCCTACTCGCGCGTCGACCTCGTCACCCGCCGTGGTGAGTTCGCGGTGCGCGGTGGCATCCTCGACGTCTTCCCGCCGACGGCCGACCACCCGGCACGCGTCGACTTCTTCGGCGACGAGATCGAGGCGATCAAGGCGTTCTCCGTCGCCGACC contains these protein-coding regions:
- the pth gene encoding aminoacyl-tRNA hydrolase, translating into MTDRILVVVGLGNPGPDYAGNRHNVGQMVLDELASRMGATFKKHKTPNQVAEGRLVPGGTRLVLAKPGSFMNTSGGPVSSVLGFYSATPADLVVVHDELDLPFDTVRLKGNGGHGGHNGLRDIIKATGTNEFTRVRVGIGRPPGRQDPADYVLRDFSAAEKKTLPILLADAADAVQAIAEVGLLAAQQRVHAPS
- a CDS encoding response regulator transcription factor, coding for MTAVRVAVVDDQRLFATGMQMLVDAQDDMSCVGTAGDGAAALELCAAEHPDVLLLDLRMPVMNGIETLTRLADSTHDRPRVVALTTIRRDDAVLAALRAGAAAFLTKDALPDVVTATIRDVHAGRPAPTEAEALDLLRAQGTPAVTDRREEVLDALTAREREVFLLVAKGLSNAEIAESVFLSDATVKTHVRAVLMKLGLRNRIQVVITAHERGLVRA
- a CDS encoding 50S ribosomal protein L25/general stress protein Ctc, which produces MADYTKLAAEVRTKFGKGAARKLRAADKIPAVVYGHGTEPKHISLPGHETMLLVRTANAVVDLDIEGAAQLALVKDVQRDPVRQIIEHIDLVVLRRGEKVTVDVPVVVEGESFSGTIHVQDLNTVSLLVLATDIPEHVTVDVEGLEDGKQITAAELTLPEGAELETDGEALVVQIVTPRGTADDDAADEASAEAGAEAGAEGGSEPVSE
- a CDS encoding sensor histidine kinase, with protein sequence MTSLLRRYRHLLAPATGAVYLVLWIVAEAGRAELADHVVVVSAFAVAIGLAAWMPGTALGLVVGIPLLQAARLLTRPTDTTWPEYLAIAIVVGVVGAGRSDLLRYLALPVLLLASAAAAWAMAVPTAADQDVWSSWVGHSGGTRSDLVTIAFAFVGVSGVAWAVGVAIGAAWRIGLARVRVVEAQRRTEVTTTELRAEQDRARIARDVHDSLAHSLAVVVSQAQGAAAIAVRDDHAARALQDIADVSRSALGDVRALVERIQASDDADHHGLRDVPDMVEDMRELGMTATFEEHGAGLLPAGGASAVHRIAQESLTNVLKHQGRTATARVALDWRGPGLGVVVSSRGSEPLVELDGTGSGVAGMQERARLAGGWLRAGVGDTPDEWVVTAWFPTTAVVPTAATAGVLPTAATAETETGLPEHVR